The following proteins come from a genomic window of Thermoanaerobaculia bacterium:
- the nrfD gene encoding NrfD/PsrC family molybdoenzyme membrane anchor subunit produces MSDVPERTASLSGGPVLEPGHTYRSVTEKISSIALARKTPKEWWIGFGVSFLLLMMLLYATGYLFIKGVGIWGINMPVAWGFAIVNFVWWVGIGHAGTLISAILLLLRQEWRTSINRFAEAMTLFAVACAGLFPLLHLGRPWVFYWLFPYPDTMRLWPQFRSPLVWDVFAVSTYATVSLLFWFVGLLPDLATLRDRARRRPAKIIYGILAMGWRGSATHWHRYETAYLLLAGLATPLVVSVHTVVSFDFAAGIIPGWHTTIFPPYFVAGAIYSGFAMVLTLSIPLRAFYGLEDFITMRHLENMAKVLIATGLIVAYGYAAELFMSWYSANAAEQFLAKNRAFGPYWPAYWALILCNVLTVQLLWFRRIRTRPWFLWVIAIVINVGMWLERYVIVVVSLTRDFLPSIWRSYHGTVWDWATFLGSMGLFLSLLFLFIRFLPVISIAEMRSLVDETEGRE; encoded by the coding sequence ATGAGCGACGTCCCCGAGCGCACCGCGAGCCTCTCCGGAGGGCCGGTCCTCGAGCCCGGGCACACGTACCGGAGCGTGACCGAGAAGATCAGCTCGATCGCGCTCGCCCGGAAGACCCCGAAGGAGTGGTGGATCGGGTTCGGCGTTTCGTTCCTGCTCCTGATGATGCTGCTCTACGCGACCGGTTACCTCTTCATCAAGGGGGTCGGCATCTGGGGAATCAACATGCCGGTCGCATGGGGATTCGCGATCGTCAATTTCGTCTGGTGGGTCGGCATCGGGCACGCCGGGACGCTGATCTCCGCGATCCTCCTCCTGCTGCGGCAGGAGTGGCGCACGTCGATCAACCGTTTCGCGGAGGCGATGACGCTCTTCGCGGTCGCCTGCGCCGGTCTCTTCCCTCTGCTCCATCTGGGGAGGCCGTGGGTTTTCTACTGGCTGTTCCCCTATCCCGACACGATGCGGCTCTGGCCGCAGTTCCGGAGCCCGCTCGTGTGGGACGTGTTCGCGGTCTCGACGTACGCGACCGTTTCGCTCCTCTTCTGGTTCGTGGGGCTGCTCCCCGACCTCGCCACGCTCCGCGACCGGGCGCGGCGCCGCCCCGCGAAGATCATCTACGGCATCCTCGCGATGGGATGGCGCGGCTCGGCGACGCACTGGCACCGCTACGAGACCGCGTACCTGCTGCTCGCGGGACTCGCGACGCCACTCGTCGTGTCGGTCCACACGGTCGTGTCGTTCGACTTCGCCGCCGGGATCATCCCGGGGTGGCACACGACGATCTTCCCGCCGTATTTCGTCGCCGGCGCGATCTACTCCGGCTTCGCGATGGTGCTGACGCTCTCGATCCCGCTCCGCGCGTTCTACGGGCTCGAGGACTTCATCACGATGCGGCACCTCGAGAACATGGCGAAGGTGCTGATCGCGACCGGCCTCATCGTCGCCTACGGCTACGCGGCGGAGCTCTTCATGTCGTGGTACAGCGCGAACGCGGCCGAGCAGTTCCTCGCGAAGAACCGCGCCTTCGGCCCGTACTGGCCCGCGTACTGGGCGCTCATCCTCTGCAACGTGCTGACGGTCCAGCTCCTCTGGTTCCGGAGGATCCGGACGCGGCCCTGGTTCCTCTGGGTGATCGCGATCGTCATCAACGTCGGCATGTGGCTCGAGCGCTACGTGATCGTCGTCGTGTCGCTGACGCGCGACTTCCTGCCGTCGATCTGGCGCTCGTACCACGGGACCGTCTGGGACTGGGCGACGTTCCTCGGCTCAATGGGGCTGTTCCTGTCGCTCCTCTTCCTCTTCATCCGGTTCCTGCCGGTGATCTCGATCGCCGAGATGCGCTCGCTCGTCGACGAGACGGAGGGACGCGAATGA
- a CDS encoding DUF3341 domain-containing protein, with the protein MKRAGRPPIYGILAEFEDRERLLEAAQTASGAGYRALDAYTPLPVEGLSDAIGFHHTRLPWVVFTGAALGALGGFGMQLYASAVHYPLNIGGRPLNSWPAFIPITFELTVLGASLFAVFGLLALNGLPTPYHPLFNVDRFEFASREALFLCIKSKDPKFDRAATRRFLEGLRPHEVSEVEW; encoded by the coding sequence ATGAAGCGCGCCGGCCGCCCGCCGATCTACGGGATCCTCGCGGAGTTCGAGGACCGGGAGCGATTGCTGGAGGCGGCGCAGACGGCGAGCGGCGCGGGATACCGCGCGCTCGACGCCTACACGCCGCTGCCCGTCGAGGGGCTCTCCGACGCGATCGGGTTCCACCACACCCGCCTGCCGTGGGTCGTCTTCACGGGGGCGGCGCTGGGCGCGCTCGGCGGCTTCGGGATGCAGCTCTACGCCTCGGCGGTCCACTATCCGCTGAACATCGGCGGCCGGCCGCTCAACTCCTGGCCGGCGTTCATCCCGATCACCTTCGAGCTGACGGTGCTCGGCGCATCGCTTTTCGCCGTCTTCGGGCTGCTCGCGTTGAACGGGCTTCCGACGCCGTACCACCCGCTCTTCAACGTGGACCGGTTCGAGTTCGCCTCGCGCGAGGCGCTCTTCCTCTGCATCAAGTCGAAGGACCCGAAGTTCGACCGCGCCGCGACGCGCCGTTTCCTCGAGGGCCTGCGCCCCCACGAGGTCTCGGAGGTCGAGTGGTGA